A region of the bacterium genome:
ACTTGAACAGAAGGTCGCAGAGATCGCGAAGGGGGGCCTCCGCCGAAGACGGCGGCGGCAGGAATTATTTAAATAATCCCCGCATGCGCGGCGCCTTCGCCGCGCATGCCTTTGCGAACTTTGCGACTTCTGTTCAAATTCTCTTGTCAAGTGCAGGGAATAACCCCGACAGTTCGGCCATGCGCCCAGAGCGATAGAAGTTCAAAGTTGAACTGTATTTGTAAACGGAGTCCGTAAACATGGACAAAACAGAAGTCACCATTATTGGTGCAGGCGTAATCGGTCTGGCCATCGCGCGTGAACTTTCCAGTCAGTTTTCCGACATCATCGTCCTCGAAAAGAACGACCACTTCGGGCGCGAGACCAGCAGCCGCAACAGCGAAGTCATTCACTCCGGGATATACTATCCCAAGGATTCGTTGAAAGCGCGGCTTTGCGTTGAAGGCGCGGCCTTGCTTTACGACTACTGCCAGGCCCATGCCATCCCCCACCAGAAACTGGGGAAGCTCATCGTGGCGACCACAGAGCAGGAAGTCGGGCAGGTCCAGGCGTTATACCAAAAAGGTCGTGACAATGGGGTGGAGCATCTATCCATCATCGATGCGAAGCAAATCCAGGCCTGGGAGCCCCGGGTGCCCGGGATCAAGGCCTTATGGGCACCGAACACCGGCATCCTCAACTCCCACGCTCTGATGGACAGTTACTATCGCGAGGCCACGAAGGCGGGGGTGCTGTTCGCTTTCAAGAGTGAGGCCAAACACATTACCCGCCATGGAAATGACTACGAGATTGTGGCTGGGGACGATGAGTACCGGTTTCAATCGCGGATCGTCATCAATGCCGCCGGGCTCCACTCCGACCATGTGGCCGGATTGACCAGGTTGGATGTGGACGCCCTGGGGTATCGGCTGCACTACTGCAAAGGTGACTATTTCTACTACACAGGCGCGGCCCCCATCCACCGGCTCATCTATCCCGTGCCCCACAAGGACCTGACCGGGCTAGGGGTCCACGCCACCCTGGATCTGGGTGGCCGGATGCGATTCGGACCTGACACCGAATATGTTGACCGGCTGGACTATACCGTTGACGAGCGCAAGCAGGGGGCCTTCTACCAATCCGCCTGCAAAATCATTACCGGGCTGGAAGAATCCCGTTTGATGCCCGACATGGCGGGCATCCGCCCAAAGCTCAAGGGG
Encoded here:
- a CDS encoding NAD(P)/FAD-dependent oxidoreductase; amino-acid sequence: MDKTEVTIIGAGVIGLAIARELSSQFSDIIVLEKNDHFGRETSSRNSEVIHSGIYYPKDSLKARLCVEGAALLYDYCQAHAIPHQKLGKLIVATTEQEVGQVQALYQKGRDNGVEHLSIIDAKQIQAWEPRVPGIKALWAPNTGILNSHALMDSYYREATKAGVLFAFKSEAKHITRHGNDYEIVAGDDEYRFQSRIVINAAGLHSDHVAGLTRLDVDALGYRLHYCKGDYFYYTGAAPIHRLIYPVPHKDLTGLGVHATLDLGGRMRFGPDTEYVDRLDYTVDERKQGAFYQSACKIITGLEESRLMPDMAGIRPKLKGSGVMDFIIRHEAANGLPNFINLIGMESPGLTASLAIARHVRRLLGV